Part of the Neisseria leonii genome is shown below.
TCTGTATGGTTTGATGCCGGATTCGGGAATCCGGCCTACTTGTGCGGTTTCCGTATTGCCTGTTTGGCTTCGTACGGAACTTGCCCTGATGCAGGTCGGATTTTCAAATCCGACAGTTGTTGATTTTGTCAGTTGGTTGTCGGATTCAAGAATCCGACCTACGTTTCTGCTGTTGCAGATTTTCCGGTTTCAGACGGCCTCTGCAACAGGCAGGAATGACCGCTTTGTCTTGGTGGATTTTGTCGGATTTGAAAAGCTGCGGTATAGGTACGGGATAGGTAGGTCGGATTTTCGAATCCGACCTTATGTTGATTTTGTCAGTTTTTTTGAAACCGGTAAGTTTGTTGTTGCCGATTGTCGGATACCAGTATCCGACCTACTTGTGTATTGCTGTTTGGATTTTTTAAAAACGTGCGACTGTTTCAGACGGCCGGTTTGTCGGCGGGACGGTGCAGGGCGGGGTCGCTGCGGTAGGAAACATACCAGATGGCGAGTCCGCCCAGCGCGAGCAGGCAGCCGACGGTGCCGGTGGATGTCCAGCCGTATCCTGCCTGAATGGCCAAACCGCCGAGAAACGGCCCCAGGGCGTTGGCGACGTTGAACGCGCTGTTATTGAGTGCGCCCGCCATGGTTTGCGCGGTGGGGGCAACGTCCATTAGGCGCACCTGCATCAGTGTGCCGATACTGGCACCGATGCCGATGAGCACGACAATCAGGCAGACCGCCCACAGCAATTGTGCCGCCCACGGGAAGAACGCCAGAGACAGTGCACTCCACATCAACAGGGCGGCAATGCAGGGCATCAGACGGCGGCCGCCGGCAAAGCGCGGCACCACAATATTGCCCAGCGTCATGCCCACGCCGAACAGTGCCAGTACGGGCGGCACGGCCGCTTCGGATACGCGGGTTACTTCCGTCAGCGTGGGTGCGATGTAGGTGTATACGGCAAACAGGCCGCCGAAGCCGATCGCGCCGGTAAAAAGCGTCAGCCAGACCTGCCGGTTGGCCAGTGCGCCCAATTCGCGCAGTGGCGACATATCGCCGCCCTGCATATGGTTTT
Proteins encoded:
- a CDS encoding MFS transporter, giving the protein MTHTSPVPHPKRLLFALALGGFSIGTTEFAAMGLVPQIAADLAVSEPQAGHLISAYALGVVVGAPAIAVLGARLSRRTLLLWLMTAFSLSHLAAAVAESYPALLVWRFVSGLPHGAFFGVGATVAASLVPPARRAQAVGLMMTGLTVACIVGVPAVAWLGQSAGWRSCFLIVSVLAAATAAAVAVFQPKNHMQGGDMSPLRELGALANRQVWLTLFTGAIGFGGLFAVYTYIAPTLTEVTRVSEAAVPPVLALFGVGMTLGNIVVPRFAGGRRLMPCIAALLMWSALSLAFFPWAAQLLWAVCLIVVLIGIGASIGTLMQVRLMDVAPTAQTMAGALNNSAFNVANALGPFLGGLAIQAGYGWTSTGTVGCLLALGGLAIWYVSYRSDPALHRPADKPAV